One Nicotiana sylvestris chromosome 12, ASM39365v2, whole genome shotgun sequence genomic window carries:
- the LOC138883199 gene encoding uncharacterized protein produces the protein MAIKSQILADFVDDFSPSLVPEVEKKLLLKTGTSSEVWTLSIDGASNIRGAGLDIVLNTPKGGIIRQSIKTARLTNNEAEYEAMIAGLELAKVLGAEVIKERYDSLMVVNQVNGSFEVREDMMQRYLDKIQVTLHHFKEWTLVHIPREQNSEADTLAKLGSSIKEDDLLPGAIVQLSKLVIEEAHAENNSTSLTWDWRNKYIDYLESGKLPADPKESMALRIKAARFSLVEKRTLYRRTFDGPLAVCLGSGGLIMCSENDIKEFVRKCDKCKRFAPMIHQPGE, from the coding sequence AtggctatcaagtcccaaattctggcCGATTTCGTTGACGACTTCTCGccctccctcgtgcccgaggtagagaaaAAACTCTTACTAAAAACAGGCACATCTTCTGAGGTGTGGACCCTGTCCATTGACGGCGCCTCGAACATAAGAGGAGCTGGGCTCGACATAGTTCTGAACACACCTAAGGGCGGCATAatcaggcaatctataaaaactgcaaggttgactaacaatgaagcagaatatgaggctatgattgcaggtctagaattggccaAAGTCCTAGGAGCTGAAGTTATCAAAGAAAGGTATGATTCCCTCATGGTAGTAAATCAGGTAAACGGGAGCTTCGAGGTTCGTGAAGACAtgatgcaaagatacttagacaaaattcaagtcacattgcaccacttcaaagaatggactctggTTCACATACCTCGAGAGCAAAATAGCGAGGCTGATACCCTTGCAAAACTGGGATCATCTATCAaagaagatgacctactccccGGGGCTATTGTTCAGCTATCCAAATTGGTGATCGAGGAAGCTCATGCCGAAAACAACTCCACCAgcctgacatgggattggagaaataaatacatcGATTATTTGGAAAGTGGGAAACTACCCGCGGATCCGAAAGAGTCAATGGCCCTGCGAATCAAAGCAGCCCGATTCTCGCTCGTTGAAAAAAGAACTCTGTACAGAAGAACCTTTGATGGGCCCCTAGCAGTATGCCTGGGATCGGGGGGATTGATTATGTGCTCCGAGAATGATATCAAAGAATTCGTCCGTAAATGCGACAAATGCAAGAGATTTGCcccaatgattcaccaacccggtgaaTAA